In Lentilactobacillus sp. SPB1-3, the sequence TTGATTACCAGCTCCATACACTAGATCAAATCTTCCAAGGCCTAATAACTTAATTGTTCTGGCAATTCGTTGTGCAACGTGTTCTGGGTTACCAACATAAAATGAACCAACTTTGGTTTCACCATCAAATTGTTCACGACTCATTGGTGCCCATCCGCGAGTTAGACCAATTCGGTCAAAGTTAGCTTTGATGTTTTTCCAGGCAACTTCGACAGCCTCGTCCTCATCATCAGCGATAAATCCATGTGAGTGAACCGCAATTGGTTGAACTGGCATGTGATATTGCTCAGCTGCTCGTTTATAAAGGTCAACGTATGGTACAAAGCGATCAGCTTGACCACCGATGATGGCAATGATTACTTTGTAGCCATACTTAGCGGTTCTGATGATTGACTCAGGTGAGCCACCAATACCAATGTAAGTTTCTAAACCATCGTAATCAGTCTTAGGGTATACATCTTGATTCTTAAGGGTTTCAGTGAATTTACCAGACCAAGTGATTGGTTTTTCTTCAATGAGTTTGCTGTACATTTCAAGTTTCTCATTAAATAAATCATCGTAATCGGTCAAATCATATCCAAACAACGGAAATGATTCTGTGAATGATCCGCGGCCAAGCATAACTTGAGCTCGGCCTTGTGACAATCCTTCTAAAGTTGCGAAGCGTTCATAAACTCTGACTGGGTCATCTGAACTAAGGACAGTCACAGCAGTGGCTAATTTGATATTATTAGTTACCGAAGCAATTGCTCCTAATACGATTTCAGGACTAGAAACACTATAATCAGGTCGATGGTGTTCACCTACGCCAATTACATCGATTCCTAATTTATCTGCCAATTGGCCTTCTTTAACAATCTGGCGAATTGATTCTCCAGCAGTTTTAAGGCTACCGTCTTCATTGGCCACAATATCTCCAAATGTTTCCAAACCAAATTGTAATTTATCTACGTCGATCATAGTTTTCCTCCCTGACACTTACTTTTTGTAAGTATGTATTATGAACACAATATTACAGGATGTCAGAAAATGCAACTTAAAATGCTTAGTTTGAGTAAACAAAAATAACCGAGCAATCGTATTATAATTACGACACTCGGTTATCTTCAGGACTATTTAGTTTTTTCAACGATAGTATCAACGAATTGATCTAATCTGGTAATGGCATCTTCATCAGGTTCCAAGTTGATCTTGACGCTTTCGGCACCTTGAGTTGCACCGGTTTGTTTAAAAGCGTCCGTAAACTTATCAACAGCTAGGTTATAAAATTCTTCGTAGAAAGTATCTCCAGAACCAGCAACTCCGAATACTTTACCTTTTAAATCAAGATCTGGTAAGTCGTCATAAAAGTCCATTCCTTCTTCAGGAAGGGCACCTTCGTCATAGGTATATGGGCAAACGATACAAATGTCGACATCGCTAAAAACAGCAGGATCAGTTTGAGAAATTTCAGTTTCTGTTGTCTTAATTCCAAGATCTTCAAGGTGTTCCGTGATGATGTCGGCGACGTCTTCGTTATTACCTGTGATTGTTGCGTAAACTACGTGTGCACTTGTCAAATTTATCAACCTCGGATTTAATTAGAATAGATACTTTCAGTATAGCAAATGTTAGAATCAAAGTGAACTTTAAGAGGAGGTACTCATGGCTGCTACCATAACGAAAATCGAAGCTCAAAAAAGAAAGGGTAGATATAATATTTATCTAGATGGCGCCTATGCCTTTCCAGTGAGTGAAGATGTTTTAATTAAATTTCAAATTTTCAAAGGGATGGAAGTCGATGATCAGCTACAAGAGACAATCAAAAAAGCGGATCAAGTTTCTAAGCTTTACTCCCGCGCCATTGACTTTTTAGCTCATAATCTACGAACCGAATTTGAAGTTCGCGAAAAATTATTAACTTTGTCAGAGGATGAAGATGCTATCAAAGAAGTGATTGATCGACTAAAAGATCAGCGGTTAGTTGATGACCAGCATTATGCCCAGAGTTATGTGGTAACTGTCATTCGTGGTCGTAAAAACGGTCCTGCATGGATTAGAAATCATTTGAAAACCAAGCACATTCCAGAAGCAATGATTGATAACACTTTGACAGAGTTATTCAACCCTGAATTACAGTTGGAAATCGCTTCAGAAGGTGCCGTAAAAAACATTAAGCTTAAGAAAAATGACTCGTTAAAGATGGTGCAAAATAAGACTAAAAATCTATTGGCTCAGCGCGGATTTTCGTTTGATATTGCTAGTCAGGCTGTTCAAAGCGTTGATTTAGATGAATTTGCTGAACGGGACAGTGAAATAATTGATAAACTTGCGAAAAGATATTCTCGTAAATATGCTAAATATCAAGGATACGAGAGAGAACAACGACTGAAGCAAGCACTTTATGCTAAGGGATTTTCAATGGATGATATTCAAGGTGCAATTGAGAGACTAGCTGAATGAAGCCAAAATCATTCGGCAAAAAGCACATTATTTGATATAATTATTCACGGATTGGGAACAATCGGTTGCTAATAGCTTAGTCTGAAAGTGGGTATAACTTATGCCACGAGATAGCAAATTACCACGAGAAGGCGACTTCATTGCGATTCAAAGCTATAAGCATGATGGCAGTTTGCATCGTATCTGGCGAGATACGATGGTACTAAAAACTAGTGAAAATTCATTGATAGGCTGTAATAATCATACCTTGGTTACTGAAGATGATGGTCGTCATTGGGTAACTAGGGAACCAGCAATCGTTTATTTTCACAAAAAATATTGGTTCAACGTAGTAGCAATGATTCGTGATGATGGAATTGCTTATTATTGTAATCTAGCGTCACCATATGTATTGGATAAGGAAGCTCTTAAGTATATTGATTATGATTTAGACGTTAAGGTGTTTCCCGATGGTAAGCGGAAATTATTGGATGTTGACGAATACTTAGATTTTTCCGCAAAATGGCATTATGGTGATGAGATTGACCGGATTTTAAAGCGCAATGTGAGAATCATTGTTGATTGGATAAACAATGAACAGGGTCCGTTTTCTAAAGAGTTTATTGCAATTTGGTATGAACGATATTTGGAACTATCTCGTCAGAATAATGAAGACCGTAAATAAAGGAATGCTGAGTGAGTCATTGATTCACTGGCATTCTTTTTTCTTTTTCTCATGAAATGTTTTTCAAAATAAGGTTATGCTAGAATAGTAATTAAAATAAATCATGTGGGAGATCAATAGATGATAAGTAAGTTAAAAAGTTCATCGCTAATGTTTTGGTCAATTGAAATCTTGATTGTGGTAGCAATTATCTGGGGCTGTACCCAAATTGGCTTTATGTTTACCCCAATTGCTATATTTATATCCACCATATTTATTCCACTGTTATTAGCGGGATTCCTATTTTACATGCTTAATCCCATTGTTAATATCTTGATGAAGGTTAAGTTAGGAAAGAAAAAGATTTCGCGGACGTGGGCCGTGGCAATAGTATTCATACTATTAGTTGCCGCTATTGTCTTGATAGCATCAGTGTTTATCCCGAAGTTGGTAAACCAGGTGGCCAATTTGGCTAATCAATTGCCAAGCGTAATTAACGATTCACAAAAATTACTTGATAAGATTTTTAAAGACGCCAATTCACAAAAGTTGTTAAAACAAATTGATTTTAATTCCATTACCCATAAATTTTCTCAGAATCTGACTACATATGCTAACGGCATACTATCCGGCGTTACCAATGGTCTTGGTAGCATAATATCAACTGCCGCAAACGTCGTTATTGTGGCGATTACTGTACCAATTGTGTTGTTTTATATGTTGAAAGATGGCCCTAAATTGGCACCAACAATTAAAAAGATGTTACCTGAAAAACATCAGGGCCAAATTATGGATTTGTTGAGCGAAATGAGCAAAACGATTTCTAAGTATATCAGTGGTCAAATGATCGAATGTTTGTTCGTTGGTACATTTACGGCAATCGGTTATTCAATTATTGGGATGCGGTATGCAATGCTGTTAGGTGTCATCGCCGGAATCTGTAATATTATTCCTTACGTTGGTCCATACATTGGAATCGCACCAGCTTTAGCAGTTTCGTTATCAACTGGTAGTTGGCTGAATGTGGTTTATAACATCATTGTTGTATTGATCGTTCAACAAGTAGATGGTAATTTAGTTTATCCAAATGTTATTGGTAAATCATTACAAATCCATCCGTTGACAATCATTGTTATTTTATTGGCCGCTGGTAATATAGCTGGATTGTTTGGCATGATTTTGGCAATTCCGTTGTATGCTGTGGTTAAGGTTGTCATTGTTCATGCTTATAATATTTTTCAATTACGTGACTAATTAACTTTAAGAACCTTTAAAAAATATTGACGTAGATATTGTTTATGCTAGTATTTAGTATGTGTTTATTAATTCGAAAGTTACTATAAAGTAGGAGATTTTATGAAAAAAGTAATTACATATGGAACATTTGATTTGCTCCATAAAGGTCACGTTCGCTTGCTTAAACGAGCAAAGGAACTGGGGGACCATTTAACAGTTTGTCTTTCATCTGATGAGTTTAATGCTGAAAAGGGTAAGAAAGCATACACATCATACGAAGATCGTAAATATATTTTAGAAGCTATTAAATACGTTGATGAAGTAATTCCTGAAAAGGGTTGGGATCAAAAAATTTCTGACGTTGTTGATAATGACATTGATACTTTTGTCATGGGAGACGATTGGAAAGGTAAATTCGATTTCTTAAAGGACTATTGTGAAGTTATTTATCTTCCAAGGACCGAAGGAATTTCAACCACTAAGATCAAGGAAGACCTTGGCTTATCAGATTCAGATACTTGGAAAGCCTAAGTTAATAAGACGAAATATCCCCAGTGATTAGACTAGGGATATTTTATTATCGGGAGGAAATCATGAAGCAAGCACTATTTTTGGTGACATCGATTGCTGGTTTAAAGAAACCAGGCTTTATTAGTAAAATCGAGGCTTTGCAAAGTAATGATTACGAAATTGCTGTCCTACTTGCAATGACTAATTTTGATGAAATTTATCAAGCTAGAAAGAATATGCAAAACATTCGTGGCAATATAAATCTTGAAAACATCCGTATGACTAGTCTATTCGATGTATTTAAGGACGATGCAGGTGTTCCACTAAAAGAAGAAGAAATTACCAATGAATCTTTTGACGGATTAAATGCCCATGAAATGAATGCAACTCAAGGTATCATTCGACGATATGTCACTGATGAGGGTGATCTCCGAGCAGAATCGTTATTTGTTGATGATGTGCTAACTCATACAATTATTTTTGATGAATCTGCCCAAGTGATTCAGGTCAACAATTACGATCATGAGAGATTGTTTGGTGTTGAAAAATATCGGAATGACGAAATGTTTGAGAGTTTATTGTTGAACGATAATCAAGAATTATTGTTTAGATTCACTAAAACACAAACAACCAAAATGGTTAGTTATCTGTTAGGAAACTCCGCTGTCATTGAGGCACCTGAAGAATTAGTTATGAATGCTGATACAGGTGATGATACGATTAAGACCTTTGAGTCGAATATCGAGACTCCTTCAATCAAGGTGATCTCATACTCTGATTTTAAGCGGTATGATAGTATCAACGGTTTTTATAATCGTCTGCTTGCGAATATGAAATTAACAGATACGGAAATTTATTTAGACTCAGTTGATTTGGTGGATATTGCTAAATATATGCCTAAGCAACGAATCTTTAATTATTAAGGGGACATAAAATTGCGTGCAATACTTTCTGGAGTTCATCAAAAACAGAACAGCCAAGTATTAGAGTTTGAATTGCTCGATGTGGTTAGTTCTCTTGAGAATTCATATATTTTGTTTGTTGAAAAAAATAGTCGGGCGTCAATCATGCAACCGATCAGCAAAATTTTAAGCCACAATATTATTAGAATTTCGATCAACGCACAAGATTTTCATTTTGATAATAGTGATCAAACCGAGTTTGAATGGCAGATTTATTTTGTAACTAACAATAACAGTTCAAAAGAAGTTATTCAGGTTGAGAGTGAGTACTTAGGTGATAGGCATCAATTAGAGTTAACCAGTTACTACCAGTTTAATTCTGATCCAGTAGGGATGGCGAACTTTAATATTCGTACCAATCAGTCTGCTGATCAATTCATGATTAACTCAGTCAACTTGACAGCCGACAGCCTCGAAATTACTGGATACAATAAAATCAACGGTTCTAACATTAAAAACCAACGAGTAATTTTAAAGAGCAAAGCTAGCAATACCAAACTAGATTTTCCGATTACTGAAAAATTATTTGCTGGTATGTTTACGGTTGCCATTCCATTAACTGATATCCCACAGAATTCAGCATGTCAGCTATATATTAATTACGAACTAGATGACAAGAACATTGAGCAACGGATGATCAGTGTCAAATCTCTTGCTGGCCAGGTAACAGATGTAGCATTACCAGG encodes:
- a CDS encoding LLM class flavin-dependent oxidoreductase, producing MIDVDKLQFGLETFGDIVANEDGSLKTAGESIRQIVKEGQLADKLGIDVIGVGEHHRPDYSVSSPEIVLGAIASVTNNIKLATAVTVLSSDDPVRVYERFATLEGLSQGRAQVMLGRGSFTESFPLFGYDLTDYDDLFNEKLEMYSKLIEEKPITWSGKFTETLKNQDVYPKTDYDGLETYIGIGGSPESIIRTAKYGYKVIIAIIGGQADRFVPYVDLYKRAAEQYHMPVQPIAVHSHGFIADDEDEAVEVAWKNIKANFDRIGLTRGWAPMSREQFDGETKVGSFYVGNPEHVAQRIARTIKLLGLGRFDLVYGAGNQTAAQRERMIELYGSKVIPRVKEILSEGE
- a CDS encoding flavodoxin; the protein is MTSAHVVYATITGNNEDVADIITEHLEDLGIKTTETEISQTDPAVFSDVDICIVCPYTYDEGALPEEGMDFYDDLPDLDLKGKVFGVAGSGDTFYEEFYNLAVDKFTDAFKQTGATQGAESVKINLEPDEDAITRLDQFVDTIVEKTK
- the recX gene encoding recombination regulator RecX, whose amino-acid sequence is MAATITKIEAQKRKGRYNIYLDGAYAFPVSEDVLIKFQIFKGMEVDDQLQETIKKADQVSKLYSRAIDFLAHNLRTEFEVREKLLTLSEDEDAIKEVIDRLKDQRLVDDQHYAQSYVVTVIRGRKNGPAWIRNHLKTKHIPEAMIDNTLTELFNPELQLEIASEGAVKNIKLKKNDSLKMVQNKTKNLLAQRGFSFDIASQAVQSVDLDEFAERDSEIIDKLAKRYSRKYAKYQGYEREQRLKQALYAKGFSMDDIQGAIERLAE
- a CDS encoding DUF402 domain-containing protein, with translation MPRDSKLPREGDFIAIQSYKHDGSLHRIWRDTMVLKTSENSLIGCNNHTLVTEDDGRHWVTREPAIVYFHKKYWFNVVAMIRDDGIAYYCNLASPYVLDKEALKYIDYDLDVKVFPDGKRKLLDVDEYLDFSAKWHYGDEIDRILKRNVRIIVDWINNEQGPFSKEFIAIWYERYLELSRQNNEDRK
- a CDS encoding AI-2E family transporter, which translates into the protein MISKLKSSSLMFWSIEILIVVAIIWGCTQIGFMFTPIAIFISTIFIPLLLAGFLFYMLNPIVNILMKVKLGKKKISRTWAVAIVFILLVAAIVLIASVFIPKLVNQVANLANQLPSVINDSQKLLDKIFKDANSQKLLKQIDFNSITHKFSQNLTTYANGILSGVTNGLGSIISTAANVVIVAITVPIVLFYMLKDGPKLAPTIKKMLPEKHQGQIMDLLSEMSKTISKYISGQMIECLFVGTFTAIGYSIIGMRYAMLLGVIAGICNIIPYVGPYIGIAPALAVSLSTGSWLNVVYNIIVVLIVQQVDGNLVYPNVIGKSLQIHPLTIIVILLAAGNIAGLFGMILAIPLYAVVKVVIVHAYNIFQLRD
- the tagD gene encoding glycerol-3-phosphate cytidylyltransferase; amino-acid sequence: MKKVITYGTFDLLHKGHVRLLKRAKELGDHLTVCLSSDEFNAEKGKKAYTSYEDRKYILEAIKYVDEVIPEKGWDQKISDVVDNDIDTFVMGDDWKGKFDFLKDYCEVIYLPRTEGISTTKIKEDLGLSDSDTWKA